AACCATACCCCGTTCGATGGCTTGTCGGGGCACGACACGATGAGATCGAAATCCCCGTCCCCGTCCGCATCACACGGTATCGGCCACGCCCACAGTCCCACGCCCAGGTCGACCACAAGCCCCGGGTGGTTGTACTTCAGTGGCTCCAGCCCTTCGGCGCGAAGGGTGGCGGGACCGAGCGCGAGTACGAGGAGGGAGAATAGCGTGCGCATGAATTGCTCTTCAACCGATCGTTGCAGGATCAACGCCACCGCGAGTACGGGACCGACAACGCGCCCAGTGTCACCATTCGGCCGATCGCGCTCAATGCTTTTCCTCTTCGCAAGGGCCGGTTCGCACGTCCGCAGAGTCGAGCGGGAACCGCGCACGGCGCCCGAAGTGACGAAACAAAACATTTACTGTGCTGTGGCAACTCGTATGTCCCATCGCTTCGGTTCGTAGATTGACGTTCCTTCTCCCTCAATCGTGAGACGCCCGTGGACCGACGCACGTTCCTCGCCTCCGTTCCGGGTACATCGCTCGCGGCCCGGTGCGCGCACCCGGCACCCGGCCCGGAAATCGTCTTCGATAGTCGTTCGCCGGGCGACCCGATCCGCGCGCTCCACGGGGTGAACGGCGGCCCGCTCGCGGCCGGCGGACTACTCGATCTGTCGGACCGGTGGAAGGACGCCGCGTTTCCACTGGCCCGGCTGCACGATAGTCACTGGCCCAACCCGGACGTGGTGGACGTCCACGCCGTGTTCCCCGATCCGGGCGCCGACCCATCGAAGCCCGAGAGTTACGACTTCGAGCGCACCGACGAGTACGTGAAAGCGGTCCACGATTGCGGGGCCGGGATCGTGTACCGCTTGGGCGAGAGCATCGAGCACCAGAAGGCCAAGCGCCACGCGCGCCCGCCGAAGGATTTCGAGAAGTGGGCGGCGGTGTGCGCCGGGATCGTCCGGCACTACACGCGGGGCTGGGCCAAGGGGTTCAAACTGCCCATCAAGTACTGGGAGATCTGGAACGAGCCGGACAACCGCCCGAACTGCTGGACCGGAAGCGATGCCGATTACCTGCGGCTGTATGTGACGACCGCCGTCGCCCTGCGGAAAGAGTTCCCGGCGATCAAGATCGGCGGGCCCGGGTTGGGGAACTCCGGCAACCTGAAGGGCGAGCGCTTCGACGCGACCGCGTTCCTGAAGGCGCTCCTGGCCCGGTGCAAGAAGGACGAGGCGCCGCTCGATTTCCTCTCGTGGCACTGCTACACCGCGGACCCGTCCGAACTAGTTCGCCGGGCGAAGGGGGTACGGGCGCTGCTCGACGGGGCCGGGTTCCGGGCGACCGAGAGCCACCTGAACGAGTGGAACTTCCTTCCGGACGGCGACTGGTCCGGGCTGACCGCGAAGGACGCCACGGTGCGCGAGAAGTGGTACGCCCGCGTGAACAGCGCGGAAGGGGCCGCGTTCACGGCCGCGGCCCTGATCGCCTTGCAGGACGCCCCGGTGGACGCCGCGAACTACTTCACCGCCGAGGCCCCGGGAATGGGGCTGTTCTCCCCGCACGGGGTGCCGTCCCGCGCGTTCGGCGCGTTCCTCGCGTTCAAAGAATTGCCCGGTCTCAAGCGGCTCCCGGGCAAGCCCCCGCCCGGAGTCTCCGCGCTCGCGGGGGTCGGCGAACAGGTCCGCGTCCTCGTCGCGCGGCCGACCGGTGCGGGCGGGGCAGTCAAACTTGTCGTTGCCCCCGCGCCGTGGAAGGGGGCGACGCAGTACGAGGTGTGGGCGCTGACCCCCAAACAGGATTTCGCCCACGTAGGTGGAGGCCAGAACGACGGGTGCGAAGTAACGGTCGATCTCCCGGCGCAAACGGTTTACCTCGTGAAAATGTGGCGGTCGAACGGCTGACGGGGCCGCGGGTCACGGCTGGCACGCGGCTCGATCGACTTTCGGGACGAGCGGGGTTCCGTGTCGAAGGCGCGCGCCAGGATTTTTCGGCAAAGAATTTGTTGCTTTGCACGATCATTCATTGCCGGCGCTGTCTCGGCAAAAGTGCTCGGACACCCTACGGCGGAGCAACATCATGAACAACGACACACGGGCCGACGATACACAAGGGATGCGTTCGCACGAGATGTGCCAGTCGCGAGGGCCGCTCGGAGGCACCCAAGAAACGCAAATCCCCGTAGCCGTCGCGGAGCCGACCACGATGCACTGGCAGTACCACTGCTCGGTCGAGTGGGACACGAATGTATCCGAGTGAGGTTCCGAGCGCCCTGAGCGAACCGGCACTCAAACGAAACCGATTGAACTCGCGCGGCAAACACGCCGCCGCGTTCCCGAGCAAGAGGATCGGCCGCCGTCCGGAATACGTCACCGTGGTTGCCGGTAGCACCATGATTCGCGGCGCTCGAAGTGAGCCTTTCATCACCGATCGAATACGCTCCGCAACTCTTCCAGCACGTTAGCTCATCAGTCATAACTTCGGGCCGGGAGCCACCCTCCCAATAATTCTCCGGCGATTGGTCGGAGCTACCCGCGTTTACGATGCCGCTCGTGTGCGCTCAGTCTGTGTGCGGGCTTTCGGCCGAAAGTCCCGTATCGCGCAACTTGTAACGCAGCGTCGATCGGTTCAGCCCGAGGCGCTCGGCGGCTCGGCCGAGGTGCCCGCCGGTCGCACGCAGAACTCGATCGAACAAGATGCGCTCCACGGCCGCCACAACGCGCGTGTGGAGGTCGTTTTCGCCGCGCGCCACGAGATCGTCGATCAACCGCGACACATCGATTTCGCCGGGCGGCGTTGAGTCCGCGTGGCGCTCGAGCACCCGACCCCGAATGGCGTTCGGCAGGAACTCCGGTAAGAGGAGCGGGCCGGTTGCTCGCAGCATCGTCTCCTTCAGAGCGGCCTGAAGTTCGCGGATGTTCCCCGGCCACCGGTGGGCACGCAGACAAGCCAGCGCCTCCGGGTCGAAGCCCTGGACGTTTAATCCCAGCTCCTGATTGAACAGGAACAGGAAGTGGTGCGCGAGTTCGGCAATGTCTTCGGGCCGGTCCCGCAGTGCGGGGAGCGCGATCGTGACCCCCTGGAGCCGGTAGAACAGGTCCGCGCGGAACAGGCCCGCGGCGATTCGTTTCTCCAAGTCCTGATTCGTGGCCGCGATCACCCGGACATGCGTTCGGATGCTCTCGCGCCCGCCGACCCGCTCGAACGTCTGATCCTGCAACAGCCGTAGCACTTTCGCCTGGGCCGCGAGCGGCATGTCCCCGATTTCGTCGAGGAAGATAGTCCCGTCTTGACACTGCTCGAACTTCCCGATTCGCGCGCGGTCCGCGCCCGTAAAGGCGCCGCGCTCGTGGCCGAAAAGCTCGCTCTCGATCAGTGCCTCAGGAAGCGCAGCGCAGTTGATCGCCAAGAACGGTTTGTCCGCTCGTTTGCTGTGGTGGTAAACGGCACGCGCGACCAGTTCCTTGCCAGTTCCGCTCTCGCCCAGAATCAGCACGTTCACGTCTTGAGGTGCGACGCGCCCGATCTGCTTGCACACCTCCTGAATCACAGGCGCCCGGCCGACGAGTTGCTCGCGCGGCTCCAGCGCGGGAACCACGGGGGACACGTGCATGAGGTGCGCGGCTTCAAACGCGCGCCGCAGTATGTTCGCCACGCGGGTGAAATCGAGGGGTTTAATCAGGTAATCGAACGCCCCCTGTTTCATCGCTTCGATCGCCGTGGTCGTCGTTCCGTGAGCCGTAATGAAGACGACCGGCTGCTTTGGAGAGATCGCGCGGATAGCCTCAAACGCCTGCAAGCCCGTGCCGTCGGGCAGGAGCAGGTCGAGAACCACCACCTCCGGGCGCTCGGACTGAAACGCGCGGACACCCTCGGCCACTGTACCCGCGGTGACTACTCGCGTGGTCTCGTCGCCGAAGAGTCGCGCGATCGAGTAACACACACTCGGTTCATCGTCCACTACGAGAAGCGTTGGCATCGTGACAGTTCAGGGTGAGTGGGTGGATGTTAGCGACACAAGTCCAACATCACCGTGCATTTGTGTCATTCAGCTAGCATTTGCTGACATTTTCGGCCCGGGGGCCTATGTGCGGGGCACTGATGCACGACCAACTGCTGGGATTTCCAGTTCGAGAGCAGTGTTTCGCGCCCCTTATTTGCATCAGAATTCGGGCTAACAACGGCTAACATTTTCGGCTCGCCACTCTTATCAGTTCGATGCCCACAAGAGCGCGAACCGATCGTTTCAGAACGCGCAAATAACGAAGAAGCAAGCAACAATCGAAGCATAAATCGAACCCGCAATTCACACTTGGCTTTTAACCCTTCCGCCCGGAAGCGTGATCGTGAAACAGGCGCCGCCCGCAGCGCGGTTGGCCGCGGTCAGGGTTCCACCGTGGGCCTGAACGATCCGGCGCGAGACACTCAGCCCCAATCCGGTGCCGGTCGGCTTGGTGCTGAAGAACGGCGTGAACAGCCGGTCGGCGACGCGGGCATCGATCCCCGGCCCCGTGTCCGCGACCGTCAGGCGCACCGCGCCGCCCGTTTCCCGTGCGAGCTGCACATCGAGTCCACCTCCGCCGGGCATCGTATCGAGGGCGTTGAAGATCAAATTCACCAGTACGCCCTTGAACTGGTCGGCATCGAGTTCGGCCGCGACCGGACCGACCGGGAGATCGAGCGTCAGGCACACCGTCTGTCGGGTGAGGCGCTCGCGGACGAGGTCGATGACTTGGTGAACGACTCCGGCAATATCCTGCGGCTCCGGCTCGATTTCCAGTGGGCGGGCGAAGTCGAGGAGTGATTGAACCTTCCGTTCGAGCCGACCGACCTCGTCGTGGATCACCTGAAGGTCCGTCTCGGAAAGTCCACGCGGGCACTTACCACTTAGCGCAGCCCCAACCAGCAGTTTGATGCTGGTGAGCGGGTTGCGGACCTCGTGGGCGACGCTGGCGGCGAGCTGCCCCACCGCGGCCAGTTGCTCGGCCCGCAGTGCCTCACACTCCTGGCGCTGGAGTTGGCCGACCACCTCGCGCACGCGCTCCAGAATCGTGCCCACCTGCCGTTCCATGCGCTGGAGATCGCCGCCCTCGGCCGTTAACCGGAGCGACCCGACTTCTTGTTCTAGGTGCGCGTGAACGTCGCGGAGCCGGACGCTCAACCGGGTAATGGACCGGCTCAGCCCCCACGCCATACCGAACCCACCGACCAATCCCCCTACGGCCCCGAGCACGCCGAGCAAAATCATCCAGGTGCGGGCGCGCCGGCCCTGCTGGGCGCTCTGATCGACCGTTTCCTGCATCGCCTTGCGATTCAGATTGAGCAACTGTTCGCAGGGCACCACGATGTAGCGAATCGGGTGCGCATCGGACCAAACCAAGGAATCCTCCTTGGTCGGACCGACCGGCGAACGGGTCGTGGCTTCGAGCTCTTGCCGGTACCGCGTGTAACCGGTTTCGATCTCGCCCAGCACCTCGCGCTCCTCGTCCGAACCCGCGCGGTCCCGAATCTCTCCGAGGATGCGCTCGAACGCGGCCTGGTCCCGGGCGACCTTGGCCCAGCGCGCCGGCGACATGTCCATGACGTACAAGAAGCTGTGGAACCGGATGTGACGCAGCTCGGTCTCCAGGTCTTGTGCCGCTTCCAGGCTCCGAACGTGTTCGGAGACGATCTTGTCTTGATCGGCCTTGAGGTAGTTAATCGAGCGGATGCCCAGCAAACTCGTGCCGAGCATCGCCAGCGCGACGAGCAGCGCGGGTGCGGTCACCTGGAAGAGAACCTGTCGGTTCAGTGTCACGGTCGCAGACCTCCGGCCGAATGCCGTAGTGCGTATTGGTGTCCCAACTTCGGTTCCCTTGTAACGAGCCGCGCCCGCAAGGAAGCGGGAGGCGCCTCCCGCTTCCTTGCGGGCGCGGCTCGTTCAATCCGCTACGGCGATCCCGAAACGAAACTAAATACTTCCTGCTAAATGCGCAAGTAATATTGGGCAGGAGAGGGAGTTCGCGCCGCCTCCATGCTTTGCTGCGGACGCGGATCAGTGATTGCGCCCCAACCATTTGGGATCGTCCAGGTCGTTTTCATAATCCTGCTGGCTACCAAAACCCAGATCACTGGTACGTTTGAAGTATTGTGGGAGTTTGTCCTCGTTCTCGAACGTGTCGATTTCCCATACGGCTTCGATTAAGAAGGCCAGCCAGCAATGCGGCAGGGGCCATCGTCGGAAGTACTCAACCTTCTGCTCTTCGGTGAACCGCTGGAGTGGCCACCACGTCCACCACAATTCCTTGTGCGACTCGCCATCACCCATCCGCCATCTCATGCTGAAGGGGTGCTCGTTGTACACGGCCCAAGGTGGCGGCACTATGCCGTGTTCGGCAACGAGACTGTCGATCTCCTCCTGCATCCACTGTTCCATCGACCATCCCTCTTGGGTGCTCTGCTTCGGCCCAAAGAGTAGCTGGTCGCCAGAGTACCACTTCTCCATATTGGCGAGAGCTATTTAGTGCCCCGGCTTCGGTTCCGACTTCACCATAGCGTCCACGGGGACGCTCTCCAAGGCAACCGGATCGCCCGGTGCGGCCCGGTGCGTGGACCCGAACCACTGGAGCACCGAGTAAAAGACCGGGGTGAGGAAGATCCCGAAGAGCGTCACCCCGAGCATCCCCGCGAACACCGCGATCCCCAGCGAGCGCCGCATCTCGGCCCCGGCGCCCTGCGCATAAACTAATGGCAGCACGCCGAAAATGAACGCGAAGCTGGTCATCACGATCGGTCGCAGGCGCTGCTTGCACGCTTCCAGTGTGGCGGCGCGGCGGGCCTCCCCCGCGTCCTGGCGCTGCCGGGCGAACTCGACAATCAGAATCGCGTTCTTGCACGCAAGCCCGACCAGCACCACGAACCCGATCTGCGTGAACACGGTCACTTCGATCCCGGCCACTTGAACCCCGATGATCGAGCACAGCAGACACATCGGGACGACCAGAATCACCGCGAGCGGCAACTTCCAACTCTCGTACTGTGCCGCCAGCACCAGAAACACGAAGACGACGGCCAGCGCGAAGAACCACATCGCCGAGTTCCCGGCCTGGCTCTGGAGGTACGCCAGTTCGGTCCATTCGGTCTTCATTCCCCGGCCCAGTTCCTCCGTCGCGATCCCGTGTATCGTCTCCATCGCTTGGCTGGACCCGGTCCCGTCCGCCGGGTTACCGGTCACCGCCGCGGCCGAGTACATGTTGTACCGCACCACCACGACCGGCCCGCTCGCGTCGCGGACGGTCATGACGGTCCCGAGCCGGACCATCTGGTTCTGGGCGTTGCGCACCTGGTACTGCAGGATGTCCGAGGCGTCGCCGCGGAAGTTCGGATCGGCCTGCACGTTCACCTGCCAGGTCCGCCCGAACTCGTTGAAGTTGTTGACGTAGTACGAACCCAGATACACCTGAAGCGTGTTGAAAATGTCGCTCACCTGAACGCCGAGCGAGCGGCACTTGTCGCGATCAATTTCCAGGTACAGCCAGGGCGTGTCCGCGCCCGCGCTCGTGAACATGCCCTGCAATCCCGGGGTCTCGTTGCCCCGCTGGACCACGGTCCCGGCCACTCGGTCGAGTTGAGTCAGGTCCGTGCTCCCGCGCACCTGGACCATCAGCGTGAACCCGCCCGTCGTCCCCAATCCGTCGACCGGCGGCGCGCCGAACGCCGCGACGATCGCGTCGCCGACCTCGCGCTTGCACTTCTGCTGAATCGCGGCGGCGATCGCGTCCGCGGTCCGGTCCGTGCCCTTGCGCTGATCGAACCCGTCGAGCATCACGTACATCGACCCGAGGTTCGGGGCGTTCGCGTTCAGGATCACCGATCGGCCCGAGATCCCGAGCGTGTGCTTCACCCCGGGCGTTTCGCGCGCGATTTCCTCGATCTCCGCCATCACCGCTTCGGTCCGCTCGACGGACGCGGAATCCGGGAGCTGTACGTTGAGGATCAGGTAGCCCTTGTCCTGCTGCGGGATGAACCCGGTGGGTGTGCTAACGAACTCGGTGTACGTGAGTACCAACAGGCCGCCGTAAGCGAGCAGGATGATGACGCTGACGCGCAACACTCGGCTCACCACCGCGCCGTAAACATCGGTCACGCGGTCGAACACTCGGTTGAACCAGCGAAAGAACGCGCCGAGGACGGCATTCACCGGGCGGATGAGCACCCACCCTAGTATGGCGCCGACGAGTATTCCGGGGGGAGCGAACCACGCGACTTTCAGCCCCAGTGCCGTCCACGACTCGCCACCCGGTTCCGGTCCCTGAGCGGGAGGGAGCCCGATGAACTGGCCGAACAGGTCCGGCCCCAGTTCGTATGTCAGAACCCCACCGAGGACCGCGAAGATCCACCACGGCAGTGCCTCGCGGTGGTGCCCGTGACCGAATTTCTTCGCATCCGCTTTGAAAATCAGAACGGCACGCGACGGAGTCATGGTCAGCGCGTTCACCGCCGAGATGAGCGTGGACACTGCAATTGTGACCGCGAATTGCCGAAAGAACGAACCGGTGATCCCGCCCAGGAAACAGCACGGGATGAACACCGCACTGAGCACCAGCGTGATCGCCAGCACCGGTCCCGTTATTTCCTCCATTGCCTTGATCGTTGCCGTGCGAGCGTCGAGCCCCGTTGCCATCTGCCGTTCGATGTTCTCCAGAACCACAATCGCGTCATCAACCACGATCCCGATGGCTAACACCAAGCCGAACAGCGTCAGGCTGTTCAGCGTGAACCCCATTTGCGACATGATCGCGAACGTACCGATCAGCGAGACCGGCACATCGATCATGGGCAGGATCATCGCCCGCCAGTCCTGCAGGAACAGCAGTACCACGATCGCGACCAGGATGATCGCGTCGCGCAGCGTGTGGAACACCTCGCTCACGGATTCCCGCACGAACGGTGTGGTGTCGTACACGATCTGGTAGTCGAGCCCGTCCGGGAACCGGGCCTTCAGCTC
The Gemmata palustris DNA segment above includes these coding regions:
- a CDS encoding GH39 family glycosyl hydrolase, whose protein sequence is MDRRTFLASVPGTSLAARCAHPAPGPEIVFDSRSPGDPIRALHGVNGGPLAAGGLLDLSDRWKDAAFPLARLHDSHWPNPDVVDVHAVFPDPGADPSKPESYDFERTDEYVKAVHDCGAGIVYRLGESIEHQKAKRHARPPKDFEKWAAVCAGIVRHYTRGWAKGFKLPIKYWEIWNEPDNRPNCWTGSDADYLRLYVTTAVALRKEFPAIKIGGPGLGNSGNLKGERFDATAFLKALLARCKKDEAPLDFLSWHCYTADPSELVRRAKGVRALLDGAGFRATESHLNEWNFLPDGDWSGLTAKDATVREKWYARVNSAEGAAFTAAALIALQDAPVDAANYFTAEAPGMGLFSPHGVPSRAFGAFLAFKELPGLKRLPGKPPPGVSALAGVGEQVRVLVARPTGAGGAVKLVVAPAPWKGATQYEVWALTPKQDFAHVGGGQNDGCEVTVDLPAQTVYLVKMWRSNG
- a CDS encoding sigma-54-dependent transcriptional regulator; this translates as MPTLLVVDDEPSVCYSIARLFGDETTRVVTAGTVAEGVRAFQSERPEVVVLDLLLPDGTGLQAFEAIRAISPKQPVVFITAHGTTTTAIEAMKQGAFDYLIKPLDFTRVANILRRAFEAAHLMHVSPVVPALEPREQLVGRAPVIQEVCKQIGRVAPQDVNVLILGESGTGKELVARAVYHHSKRADKPFLAINCAALPEALIESELFGHERGAFTGADRARIGKFEQCQDGTIFLDEIGDMPLAAQAKVLRLLQDQTFERVGGRESIRTHVRVIAATNQDLEKRIAAGLFRADLFYRLQGVTIALPALRDRPEDIAELAHHFLFLFNQELGLNVQGFDPEALACLRAHRWPGNIRELQAALKETMLRATGPLLLPEFLPNAIRGRVLERHADSTPPGEIDVSRLIDDLVARGENDLHTRVVAAVERILFDRVLRATGGHLGRAAERLGLNRSTLRYKLRDTGLSAESPHTD
- a CDS encoding sensor histidine kinase, whose translation is MTLNRQVLFQVTAPALLVALAMLGTSLLGIRSINYLKADQDKIVSEHVRSLEAAQDLETELRHIRFHSFLYVMDMSPARWAKVARDQAAFERILGEIRDRAGSDEEREVLGEIETGYTRYRQELEATTRSPVGPTKEDSLVWSDAHPIRYIVVPCEQLLNLNRKAMQETVDQSAQQGRRARTWMILLGVLGAVGGLVGGFGMAWGLSRSITRLSVRLRDVHAHLEQEVGSLRLTAEGGDLQRMERQVGTILERVREVVGQLQRQECEALRAEQLAAVGQLAASVAHEVRNPLTSIKLLVGAALSGKCPRGLSETDLQVIHDEVGRLERKVQSLLDFARPLEIEPEPQDIAGVVHQVIDLVRERLTRQTVCLTLDLPVGPVAAELDADQFKGVLVNLIFNALDTMPGGGGLDVQLARETGGAVRLTVADTGPGIDARVADRLFTPFFSTKPTGTGLGLSVSRRIVQAHGGTLTAANRAAGGACFTITLPGGRVKSQV
- a CDS encoding efflux RND transporter permease subunit, yielding MIARFFVDRPIFATVISLVIMLAGGVAVFTLPVALYPDVTPATVQVSAIYPGANAGTVRDTVAAPIEEQVSGVEGMMYMSSRCTNDGAYTLTVTFKPGTDSDMAQVLVQNRVSLALPVIPALVQNEGISVKKQSPSTLMIVNLVSTDGRYDDLFLSNYATIDVKDELGRLPGVAGVTYLGQRDYSLRVWVDPDKLAALNLSGMDVVTAVAQQNVQVAAGQIGQRPVPKGQQFQLTVNTLGRLIDPDQFANIIVKGGQDSAAATMSSTGTTTTAPVPAATTGTTGQGAMSAGPATAIVRLRDVARVERGAQQYDQSCTLNGRPSVALCVYQLPGSNALGTADSVYDKMRELKARFPDGLDYQIVYDTTPFVRESVSEVFHTLRDAIILVAIVVLLFLQDWRAMILPMIDVPVSLIGTFAIMSQMGFTLNSLTLFGLVLAIGIVVDDAIVVLENIERQMATGLDARTATIKAMEEITGPVLAITLVLSAVFIPCCFLGGITGSFFRQFAVTIAVSTLISAVNALTMTPSRAVLIFKADAKKFGHGHHREALPWWIFAVLGGVLTYELGPDLFGQFIGLPPAQGPEPGGESWTALGLKVAWFAPPGILVGAILGWVLIRPVNAVLGAFFRWFNRVFDRVTDVYGAVVSRVLRVSVIILLAYGGLLVLTYTEFVSTPTGFIPQQDKGYLILNVQLPDSASVERTEAVMAEIEEIARETPGVKHTLGISGRSVILNANAPNLGSMYVMLDGFDQRKGTDRTADAIAAAIQQKCKREVGDAIVAAFGAPPVDGLGTTGGFTLMVQVRGSTDLTQLDRVAGTVVQRGNETPGLQGMFTSAGADTPWLYLEIDRDKCRSLGVQVSDIFNTLQVYLGSYYVNNFNEFGRTWQVNVQADPNFRGDASDILQYQVRNAQNQMVRLGTVMTVRDASGPVVVVRYNMYSAAAVTGNPADGTGSSQAMETIHGIATEELGRGMKTEWTELAYLQSQAGNSAMWFFALAVVFVFLVLAAQYESWKLPLAVILVVPMCLLCSIIGVQVAGIEVTVFTQIGFVVLVGLACKNAILIVEFARQRQDAGEARRAATLEACKQRLRPIVMTSFAFIFGVLPLVYAQGAGAEMRRSLGIAVFAGMLGVTLFGIFLTPVFYSVLQWFGSTHRAAPGDPVALESVPVDAMVKSEPKPGH